The genomic stretch AGATAGACCGTCGCGGGGGATAGGTTGTCGTGGGTGAATCCCAGTGACTCACCTTGCGCGCCACGCAAGGTGTGCGCGAAGTGCAGGGCACGGCACACGTCGACGAGGATGCTCGCGGCGATGGTTGGGGGAAGCTCTCGATGTCCGTGCCGCTTGGCGATGCCCTGGACGCGGAGCAAGTTCAGCGCATCCAATGCTTCCGATACCAGGAAGTGCTCCCCGTCGACGCTCCCGAACTCAAACACCCGCACGATGTGGTCGTGCTGGAGCCGCATCGCGAGCTGCGCACCCTGGCGATATGTCTCCAGCCAGGCGCCGTCAGTGCTCCACTCGGAGAAGATCCGGAGGAGCGCGATGGGGCGTGTCCCCTCCGGCGCCTCCGTGTCGAGTGCCCGGTAGAGCACGCCAGGCAATTCGACTCCGAGTCGCTCCAGAAGTTCGAACCTGCCGAATCGGGTCGTCATGCGAAGGCCAATCTGACCCGATGCAGGAATGCATGGCAAATGCGTGCGCAGCGGGTGACGGCGCCACGCCGGGCTACAGCGTGGAGCTGTTGGTCCGGACCTGCTGCTGAATCCAGGAGATGTAATTGGAGACGCGTGTGTAGATGCCGGGGAGGTTTGCTCGCGCGCAGCCGACGCCGAAGCTGGTGATGCCTTGCAGGACGTAGTTGCTCCCGGACTTCGAACTCAGGGGACCTCCGCTGTCACCTTGGCAGGAGTCCTTTCCCCCTTGTGCGTAGCCGGCTCCGAGCATCGCGGTGTCGTCGATGTGAATGCCTTGCGTGCTGTAGCCCGCGTTGAGGGTTGCGTAGCTGACCACCGGGACGGCCACCTGCATCAGGAGGGATGAAGTCGAGGTCCCGCCTTCGCGCGTCAGGCCCCAACCCGCGGCCAGCATGGTCGCGCCGACCGCAGGACGCTCCCCCGATGCCGGAAGGCAGATGGGGCCGACCACGGGGCCGGACGAGGTGCCGGTCTCGGGGCGGATTCCGGAGGAGCGGCCACACGTGCCGATGGGCGTCTTGACGAACTTGATGGGCTTCTCGAGCTTGAGGATGGCGACGTCGTTCAGGGCCGTGTCCGGGTTGTACTGCGGATGTGGAATCGCGCGCGTAACGCGGACATTGACTTGCGTGGACGAGGGGCTGTCCAGGTTGTGTGCGCCCGCGACCGCGATGACATCGCTGCCTCCATCCGCGATGCAGTGCGCCGCCGTCACGACGATGTCGCTCTGCTCCTTGGCGCCGACGCGGATCAACGAGCCGCCACAGAAGTGGCGCCCCCCAGACTGCAAGCTGATGATCCACGGGAAGGAGTTCGGGCGAGCCTCGACGCCTCCCACAATCTCCTGTCCCAGCGTTTCCACCTCGGTGCTCGGCTCCGACTCCATCCCCGTTCCGCCACAGCCCAGCAGACCCACCGCGACAATCCAGCCACTGACGAAGCGCAAAGCGCCCTCCCATTTCGAGCTGCCCAGCTCTTCGCAAGTCATGTGCCACGCGCTCAGGCCCGCGGGCCGTCGAGGAGCGCCAGCGTCGCCACGTCGACGGAGGGGCTCGTGTGACACGTCACGAGGCCCGAGCCGCTGCTGCGTGACACGTCAGGTGAATGCGAATCGAGCGCGGCGCACAGGAGGGTGTGTCCACGGCGGCGACGGCGCGCCGTGAACCGCGTTGTCAGTGCATGGGCTGACTTCCGCCAAGTGCCTGGAATCTGGCGCGCGATTCATTGGCAGGGCCCTTGCGATGGGCCGGCTCCGAAAGGGGCGAGTCATGGACGCGGACAGCACGCGGTGGGGTGTGGCGCGATGGGATGCAGGCAAGGTGTTGCGGTGGGTGGGACTCCATGTGGGGGCCGCGGTGGGGGGCGCGCTGTTCTTCTCCTGGAGCGCGGTGGCTGTGTTCGCCGTGTTGACGGTCGTGATGTTGGGCTTGGGCGTGTCGGTGGGGATTCATCGCGGCCTCATTCATCGGGCCTTCCGTGCGCCGCTCGCGGTGGAGCGCGCACTGGGGCTGCTCGGCACCCTGGCGGGACTGGGTGGAGTCATCGGCATGAGCCGCGTGCACCACATGCGCGACTTTCATCAGAATCAACCCGAGGCCGATTGCCCCGCGTATTTCGGCTACCGCGATGGCTTCGCGAGCGCGATGGCGCATGCACTCTTCCGCACGTGGGAGGCGAAGCAACCGGGGCGCTATCCCGCCGTCGAGCCAGGAGTCGCGAACGATGTGTTCTTCGTCGCGCTGGAGCGGCTGGGGCTCTGGCTTCAGGTACCGCTCGCGCTCGCTCTGTACGCACTGGGAGGCCCCGCGTGGGTGGCATGGGGTGTGTTCATGCGGCTGGCGCTCACGCAGGACGGCTTCTGGGGTGTTCACTACGTGAGCCACGTCGAAGGGGCGCAACCTCACGAGCTTCCGGGTTGCGCGGAGCAGGGGCGCAACGCGGGCTGGCTTGCCCTGGTGAGCCTGGGCGAGTCCTGGCACAACAATCACCATGCCCGTCCCAGCTCGGCGCGGATGGGCTGGAGCTGGCGCCAGCCGGATCCCGGCTGGTGGATGATTCGAGGGCTCGCCGCGCTGGGGCTCGTCTGGGATGTCCAGACACCGGAGAACGTGCCGTTGCGTCCCGGCGTGCGCGTCGCTCGGTCCGCGCGCTACTCCCCGCGGAGCGCGATGACGGGGTCCACGTGGGGGGCGCGACGCGCGGGCAGCCAGGTGGCGAGCAGGGCCACCGCGCTGAGCAACAGGGCCACGCCCGCGAAGGTCCATGATGGGTCCAGTGGCGCCACGCCATACAGAAGTGGCGAGAGCATCCGCGACAACGCCCGGGTGAGGGGCCACGAGAGTCCCAGGCCCAGCGCCCCGCCCGGGGTCGACAGTCGCAGTCCTTGTCTCAGCATGCGCTGGAGCACCTCGCCCGGTGTCGCGCCCAGCGCGATGCGGATTCCCAGCTCGCGCGTGCGCTGCACCACCGAGAAGGCGATGCCCCCGGCGATGCCGAGCGCCGCCAGCAGCAAAGCCGCTCCGGCGAACAGCCCCATCCGCGACGCGGAGAGTCGCGTCGAGCCGAATGAGTCGTTCACCTCCCGCGCGAGCGGCATCACGTCCAGGAACTGCGCCAGGAGTCGCTGGCGCCTCGCGCCCAGGGCCGCGCGGATGGCCACCTCCCGTCCTCGGGAGACCGCGCGAGCAGCAGGTTCGCCACGCTCGAACAGGCCACGAGCAGCACGAACCCCACGGCGCCCAGCAGCAGTCGGAGCGTGCCGCGCACGTCGCCCACCGTTCGCTCGACGACCGACTTCAACGAGCTGGCCCAGCCCACCTCGCGGGATCGCTCCGGATGGGCCTCCGCGCGAGTGATGTCTGGCTTCAGACGTCCCAGGACCGACAGGTAGCGCGCGCCACGGTAGGTCTCGGTGAAGTGCTCGGCTGGCGGCGCCAGGGGGATGAAGACATCCGTGCTCGCGGGATAGACGCCGTCGGCGGGGAGACTGAAGACCGCGCTGTTGGCGCCAATTCCAAGCGCGAGCGCCAGCACCGCCATGAGCGTGAAGCCTGGGCTGTTGCGCAGCGCCCGCAGCGCATACCGCACGTCTTGTAAGCGGGGCTCCATGGGGCTTCGTGCGCGAAGCAAACCTCCTGCGCGTGGAGAGTGGAACGCCAATGGCGCGGAATCACGCGGCCTGTCGGGCTGGCTGTGTTCGAGTGCGCGACGCGCGATCCCAAGACCGAACGCGCGTGGGCCACGGCACCGTCCCTTCGCGCGGCGCCGTCGGGGCTCGTGGACTCGACAGCGCCGGGGGCCTCGCGCGGATGAAGCGTTGACTCCGTGCGGGTGATGGGGGACGGGGAGGGATGGCTCTGCGCAAGGTCCAGGTACCCCATGCGGTCGCAGGCGAGCGACTCGACCGGTTCCTCACGAAGCATGTCCCCGGGCTGACCCCGGAGCGGGCCCGTGCGCTCTTGGACGCGGGCCGGGTGCGCATCCGGGGCAAGAAAGCGCAGGCCACGCGCAAGCTGTGGGGCGGTGAGGAACTGGAGGTCGAGACGCCGGAGGCGCGTCCCTCGCCGCATGCGTCGAGCGAAGGGCCTCCGCTCCCCATCTTGTATGACGATGCCGCGCTCGTCGTGGTGGACAAGCCGCCGGGGCTCGTCGTGGAGCCCGAGGGGCGGGCCGCGTCCGTGGTGGGGCTGCTCGCGGCGCGGTGTCCTCCGTTCGATGTGGAGGGGCTCGCGCAGCCGGGGGTGGTGCACCGGTTGGATCGCGAGACGAGCGGGTGTCTCGCGCTCACGCGCACGGACGTGGCGACGGCGGCCCTGCTCCAGTCGTTCC from Myxococcaceae bacterium JPH2 encodes the following:
- a CDS encoding serine protease, translating into MTCEELGSSKWEGALRFVSGWIVAVGLLGCGGTGMESEPSTEVETLGQEIVGGVEARPNSFPWIISLQSGGRHFCGGSLIRVGAKEQSDIVVTAAHCIADGGSDVIAVAGAHNLDSPSSTQVNVRVTRAIPHPQYNPDTALNDVAILKLEKPIKFVKTPIGTCGRSSGIRPETGTSSGPVVGPICLPASGERPAVGATMLAAGWGLTREGGTSTSSLLMQVAVPVVSYATLNAGYSTQGIHIDDTAMLGAGYAQGGKDSCQGDSGGPLSSKSGSNYVLQGITSFGVGCARANLPGIYTRVSNYISWIQQQVRTNSSTL
- a CDS encoding RluA family pseudouridine synthase, which gives rise to MALRKVQVPHAVAGERLDRFLTKHVPGLTPERARALLDAGRVRIRGKKAQATRKLWGGEELEVETPEARPSPHASSEGPPLPILYDDAALVVVDKPPGLVVEPEGRAASVVGLLAARCPPFDVEGLAQPGVVHRLDRETSGCLALTRTDVATAALLQSFQAKRVDKRYQTLVLGRPPDTGRLEGPYARDPKDPRRFTTRVPSARRAALTFSVRERFADAALLDIDLDTGRTHQIRVQLSEAGFPVLGDSLYGTEAARQHPAALAVGRQALHAWRLEVPSSATGQVVHVESALPEDFLRGLALLRG